GCCTCCATCTCGCCGGAGGAGCGGTACACATCCACCAATTTTTCGCCCATAGTTATCACTCACTCGAACATTGCACCAACAGAGAGCCCGGCGTGGATGCGGTGTATCGCTTCGCCAAGGAGCGCCGCCAGGGAGAGAATAGAAATCTTTTCGTTCTTCTTGCTATCCGGGAGGGGGATAGTATCGGTAACCACTACTTCTATAACCGGGCTTTTAGCGATCCTCTTAACGGCGGATCTGGAAAAGACGGGGTGAGTACAACAGGCGTAAATCTCAGTGGCCCCAGCTTTCTGCAAAGCAGTTGCGGCAGTAACTAGTGAGCCTGCGGTATCGATCTCATCGTCTATCAGGAGAGCGCGCATCCCGGCGACATTGCCAATGATATTGAGCGTCTCCGCCTTATCGATATTACCCACCCTGCGCTTCTCGATAATTGCCAGTGGGGTACTGAGCCTCTCCGCTAGGTCACGGGCCCGCTTGGAGATGCCGATGTCGGTGGCGACCACTACCAGATTCCCCAGAGCTTTAGTTTCGAAATAGTTACCCAACATGTATAGCGCGGTCAATTCATCCACCGGGATGGTGAAAAAGCCCTGGATCTGCCCGGCATGAAGGTCCACGGTCAATAGACGGTTGGCCCCAGCTACCGTGATCATATCGGCGACAAGCCGTGCGGTTATCGGCACCCTTGGCTGGTCCTTCTTATCGGTGCGCCCATAGCCGAAATAGGGGACCACCGCGGTGATACGCGCCGCCGAAGCCCGCCTTAAGGCATCGAGCATGATAAGTAGCTCCATCAGGTTTTTA
This genomic interval from Dehalococcoidia bacterium contains the following:
- a CDS encoding ribose-phosphate pyrophosphokinase, producing MIEKGGALIDELKVFTGNAHPALAQGICDYLEIPLGQAEVFEFSNENIFVRILENVRERDVYVIQPISSPVNKNLMELLIMLDALRRASAARITAVVPYFGYGRTDKKDQPRVPITARLVADMITVAGANRLLTVDLHAGQIQGFFTIPVDELTALYMLGNYFETKALGNLVVVATDIGISKRARDLAERLSTPLAIIEKRRVGNIDKAETLNIIGNVAGMRALLIDDEIDTAGSLVTAATALQKAGATEIYACCTHPVFSRSAVKRIAKSPVIEVVVTDTIPLPDSKKNEKISILSLAALLGEAIHRIHAGLSVGAMFE